The following proteins are encoded in a genomic region of Phaeodactylum tricornutum CCAP 1055/1 chromosome 1, whole genome shotgun sequence:
- a CDS encoding predicted protein yields the protein MNAVKPSAKRRRTHPDEPVPPKRPVSAYLIFANQQRVVWKDKLEGLSVAESSKLLADRWKAVPDRLKERYEKVAEQARIKYRLDKEQYD from the coding sequence ATGAACGCCGTCAAACCCAGTGCTAAACGTCGGCGCACTCATCCGGATGAACCGGTACCACCCAAGCGACCGGTGAGTGCGTACCTGATCTTTGCCAATCAACAACGTGTGGTTTGGAAAGACAAACTAGAAGGATTGTCCGTGGCAGAAAGCTCCAAACTCTTGGCCGATCGCTGGAAGGCGGTACCGGATCGTCTCAAGGAGCGGTACGAAAAAGTAGCCGAACAAGCCCGCATCAAGTACCGCCTCGACAAGGAGCAGTACGAC
- a CDS encoding predicted protein, translated as MITHAQTTRIFSSSVIDAKVSNRRSFKELAVHPSIHNYIQLIGVGIPPRRSKKKSQRIAIEPGRFRDRRGGRAMNPEATEDQKRERHWKPPPPFGPKAFPVKVVGNVATLDDHYPANHKNIPEIVLAGRSNVGKSTLLNALLYGNKHADAVVRQRVRGKTPESVKQPKGMKATTSDKPGETRAITFYQLAARLERENGVFYDHALRLVDLPGYGFAYAKEEAARRYRALMADYLLKRGNKYLKRVLLLIDARHGMKKADVDFLMDLQEHSRHLQENSRLDGKRKKNAQLPPIQLVLTKCDLVTRADLARRVAQVRSQLSDCFIREPSQLPVMLVSARAGVGYNNVVGDKARGGVLELQKEIVALVTPKAREEKELDKQKPERRTDHRRQR; from the coding sequence ATGATCACCCATGCACAAACCACTCGTATCTTCTCTAGCAGTGTTATAGACGCGAAAGTCAGCAATCGTAGAAGTTTCAAAGAACTCGCGGTCCATCCGAGTATTCACAATTATATCCAACTGATTGGGGTCGGTATCCCGCCCCGGCggagcaagaagaaatctCAAAGGATCGCCATCGAACCTGGTCGATTCCGAGAtcgacgaggaggaagagcGATGAATCCAGAAGCTACCGAAGACCAAAAACGTGAGCGACATTGGAAACCACCGCCTCCGTTTGGACCCAAAGCCTTTCCCGTTAAAGTCGTTGGGAATGTCGCCACTTTGGACGATCACTACCCTGCCAACCACAAGAACATTCCGGAAATTGTCCTCGCGGGCCGTTCCAACGTGGGTAAATCCACCCTGCTCAACGCCTTGCTGTATGGAAACAAGCACGCCGATGCCGTTGTGAGGCAGCGTGTGCGCGGAAAGACGCCGGAATCGGTCAAGCAACCCAAGGGCATGAAGGCCACAACCAGCGACAAACCAGGAGAAACGCGAGCCATTACATTTTATCAACTAGCGGCTCGTTTGGAGCGAGAAAACGGTGTCTTTTATGATCATGCTCTCCGACTGGTCGATTTACCGGGGTATGGCTTTGCCTACgcgaaagaagaagcagcTCGCAGATATCGAGCGCTTATGGCCGACTATCTGTTAAAACGTGGAAACAAGTATCTAAAACGGGTGTTACTATTAATTGATGCGAGGCATGGTATGAAGAAAGCTGATGTTGACTTTCTGATGGACTTACAAGAACACAGTCGACACTTGCAAGAAAATAGTCGACTGGATggaaagaggaaaaagaaTGCTCAATTGCCTCCGATACAGCTGGTTCTGACTAAATGTGATTTGGTGACCCGGGCGGACTTGGCGCGCCGAGTGGCTCAAGTACGATCACAGTTGTCGGACTGCTTTATACGAGAACCAAGTCAGCTTCCGGTAATGCTAGTGAGCGCCCGCGCCGGTGTAGGATACAATAACGTCGTGGGGGACAAAGCTCGTGGTGGAGTACTAGAACTGCAGAAGGAAATAGTCGCTTTGGTGACACCCAAGGCACGTGAAGAGAAAGAGCTCGACAAGCAAAAGCCTGAACGACGTACTGATCACAGACGGCAACGATAA